The genomic segment CAATCTGTTAGGAGCCAGTTTTCACCCGAAAGCAAGCTATTGCTTGTTTGTCAAGAGGGTCTGAGGTTAGGTTCTTAATTCATTTACAACTTTTTTTACTTTCATTTTTTGAAAGTACGAAACAAGATTAACAAGGAACAATTAAGTTGGGATGCGGAGATGTGGGGTTGGCGAAAAATCCACTGATGATACTAAGAGAACAACTTAATTTTTCAAGACAACTTAAAATGTGGAAAGTCTCTTCTTATCACTAAGAGAATCCACTGATGATACTGGATTTACACCGATCTCCGAAGCCTTCAGCGCACTTCTAGAATTAGAACACTCAATCACTAGGACAAACTCCTAACAACTGCTTTCTGTTATCACATCCATAGACCCCACACTGTAGGAAATATTCTTACAAATCATCACACTCTGGTATTATGTTAAAGCTTAATTGATCATTCATGAGGATTGGCTATGCATATATTGTTTAATTTTATATGCAAAGATATCATCCAGGTGATTTATGGCATAATCTCTCTAACATGTTGGTGAGTGACTCTTCGATTGATTATGCAATGAATGTCTTTTTAACATTTTAGCTCGTCTCTCTTATGTTTCCACTATCACTTCTTGGTTTTGATAATATATTGTAATCCCCTAGCTTAATCACCTTAATTTGTTCttgaatgatatatatatatatatatatgactgcATCAAGAAACTAGTTGTTAGAATGAGACCGAAGGAAGCTAGTCGTTAAAGTTACTTTATCTCACCAAAAAACTTGTCTTATACTGGAAGTTATCATTTCCGAATATGTTTTTGCCGGTTTGGTTTCCTGATGTTGTCTCTGCTGGTTGACAGCAATGCCAGTATGCATTGGTCTATATGTTCTGTTTCCGGTTGAGACAAACTCTATTTCAAATCCAATTGAGATAACTTCTGGTTGAATCAATTCTGATCTGATGCCGGTTAAGGCAGTTCTGTTTCCTTTCGATAGATATGTCTTGTTAAAATAAGAATGCACCTTTGGAATTCGTTGTTGATTTCCTTTGAATTGGTCGGAGGAATATTGCTATATCTGCACAATTAATGAAACATATTAGAAATACAAAAACTAGTCTCGTAATtaccaaaataatttttttgctaTTCCGGTAACTCAAAAAGCTTTTCGCTTCGTTCTTGTTTGTGTGTGATTGTGATTAattttacttttttaaaaaaactacttAGAGATCAAAGAATCCATTTTAAGTCAGATATGATAATATTAAGTTTATACATCTTTGATATGACTTGATTGTGATCTAGCCCTAGTCTTTGTATGTCCAGAAGCCTTTACTGAATCAAAGCTAATTTTTCCTTCACCTATCCAAGGTCTGCCTCCGCTGCCTACAAATTAGAAGAAGCTGGATATCAGAATATAGCATGTGTAACATCAGGCCTTCAATCTGTGACAACAGGTGCATTTCTGCTTATTCAAATCTTGGTCATGTATTTAAGCCGGTATTGAATAACAAAAGACCATACTATTATAGGGACATTTGATTCTGTTGGTTCGACTGAGCTGAAAGATGCCGGAAAGGCTGGTTTAATCACCATACAAGGCAAAATTTCTGCTGTACTAGGGACTGTACTTATCTGTAAGTCCAAAAGGATCAAGAACAAGTTTTCTTGAATATTATTCATCAATTTTTTCACTCATCTTAGGTTGATCACATCCCAGGTGCATTTCTGTTCGTTACTTTCTTCCCAGATCAAGCTGAGAAGCTATTTCAATTGGCTCCAACAAGCTAGCTACCACTCTGCCACCTTCACAGTTCATTGTTGAATGTAAattgatttgattttgattttgatttgactTTCCATAGAGTACATTGTATGCCATGTTCGGATAGGGTTGAATGCCTCATATGTATCAATGAAGAATTATGCCATGTTACCTTATATTTGAAAAGGATTGTTTAGCTTGCCTTGCTTTGCTTTATATGGATATAAAGTGTGCGATTCGCATGCATTTAGTCACTAGTCTACTTTTGATTAACTTGGACTGCGGGTAGCGTCCGCTGACACTGCACTGTAGCTACATGAAAGCAATCTCATTGTTCCAAAGTTCCAAAATcttactttttcttaatttgtttttttaatatatatttatatatttaatcggattttaaaaaaaaaaattattaaatgattaaactcggggttaattattttttgcataattttcattttcataaataatactTATACAAAATTTATTTGTAACGAATCAGTGATtttgatatttaatttaaagacaCTATTAAAATTTTGTTAATTAATATAAAGTAAATATTAATGAATTAGATTACATTAAATTACTTAATTCAATAAACAGAATTTATTGCATAAACTACTTCGATATGAGTTTGGTGcacataaattttaaatgaaataACATTGCTGATAAATACTTAAGAAAATAttctaataaataataatattgaccAACCATTTTGTCAGAGCAAGAAGTATATAACGCAGTCACTAAAATAACCCCATCGAGTGCCATGAGTTCGGGCCCCGCCCCGCCCCGCCCCGAACCTGTATTCGTAGAAATGAATTTCAAGAATGAAGTAAAATGGATGGTAGAAGGCTTAAAAAACAGGCTTTTAAAACCAATTTCCACTGAGATTCAgatcattttcattttcatccCTCTGAAACCTGTACTTGAATTTCACAGCACCATTATTCTGGTAACacaataatacatatacaattcaGCTTTTATATGTGTTTGATTGATTGCAATCTTCCCAACGCTTCAAATCCTCCTCACCAAACACCATCAAAAGTCCCAGAACCTCTAGAATCCATAAAAATGGTAAGAGGGACTTCAACAGGTGGAATCAAGTTCTCTTCCAGCTACTGTATATACGGCTACTCGCCCTGTAAGCAGTAAAGCTGCCTGATATTTCCTGATGCTGTCGATTCATATAATATATAGTTAAATCATGTTTAATGTATGACCGCAGGGAAAGTAAATAAAAATGTGACTATATTATAACAGAATTTACCATATAACCAATCTTTAAAACATGAGTGGAGAGCACTAGATACTTCTCGTTTACGGCTGTCTTCAAGTTGAGTTTCCCTCAAGATTTGCTTGACTTCTTCCAAACTTTTGTGCTGAGGTTCAAGAAAAAAGAAGTAAGAAATCATTTCGGAATTTCAGTTGATAAAATAGCTCAAAAAGAACCAGAGTAAAGAAGGAGAGCGTGAAATTGTATCCATAGGTGTTATCTCAGTACTTGAAACATACATTTTTCTGTTGTGATGCAAGATATGCATCAGGCAAAGGGAATGGATTGTCTTTGGTGGAACCAGGTTGTTCACTTCCCAAATAGTTCGGGATCTGCAAGTCACCAAATCATATGCTAATTGCATCGTATAGGAACTTACAATAAAAATAGGAAAAATATTGACGACCAAAAAGAATAAAATCGCAATCATTTACAGAATCTGACAATGCAAGTAGAAGACCAATTAACGCGCATACCACAAAATTAGTATACTGATCTGGGTCAAGGCGGATGGCAGATTCGGCTTGAACATCTGCAACACCAGCTGGATGGGATAATGAGTCGTGTGGATCGACCGCTCCAAGTACCATAGGTTCATCCCACTTGTTGATTTTAGGATCAATTCCAACCTGATTCATGTGCTCCTCCAATTGCGAGTAGAATGTATTATATGGTGCCTACCTATTATTAATTaaacagaaaaagaaaaataatctgTGTGAAAATGTTAGCGGGAACATAAAGGAAAGGAGTATCTTTGATAACTCATTTTGTAGGTTAACAAGTATTGATTTATGCAAAGTCCACACCATGAGGTTATGTTTGgttgaaattttattatttattatttatcatcaACCAAATCATTAGTTATTTAtcatatatcaatcaaatcatttaatacaaaattacaatattatccttcatatctttatttatttttatcaattattgaaaatgataaaaatgtaattttacCATCTTATCTTAAATTAATCAATCAAACCAATCATATTATTGTTTCTTCAAAACTATTTCACAtctactcaaatattttaataatctgAATATTATTTATCTATACAATCTCATAAATCTCATCAACCCAACTAAACAGACCTTGGAAGTATAAACACTTACAAATAGGTTTATTAACCCAGAAAATATAATTCAAAATGTATGAGGTGATTACAGAAGAATGAATAGATTTaagtacaaaaaaaaattgaaacccACCTGCAACTTATGGTTATCTCCAACAACAAGGGGTTGCTGATTTACCCCTAAGAAGAACAGGCATTCACGGCAATTTACTATGCAAACGCGTTTTGCTGCAGTGATTATATGAACGCGTTCACAATGTTCGACTCTGACCGCCTATCAGGTGCAATAATGCAGGAATAAGAAGTATTTGATGTTAACATCTCATATACATCAATCAAGAAATCAACAAGTAATACGGAAACGAGTATCATAAAAATACATGCGTAGTTAAGTAAGTTCTAGACAATGTCTAGCACACATTATGATAGATCATATACAAGGTAATAGCTGGAATAACCATCATGGGAATCAAAATACCATGCTAGTTATTTGAAGACTCTGTTAACACCAGAACTAGACATACATGCAAATAGAATCATATTATTAGGATTTAACAATGCAGTACCTTCCCAATGGCTCCCAGAACAATTGTAGCATCAGAGCATCCATAGACCGTGGCATATCTTAGTGGTGCCAATATGTAAATTGCTGATTCGTGGCAATTTACGACCTGAGAATAACATAGTTATTAGGTGTATGGTGAATGAAAAATATACGGCTGAGGAGCAAGGTGCTTGATTTATCAAAGCAAGGGCCACTAGAGTttaaaaattgaagaaaatttaaacaataTCAACGGATATGTACTTATAACGACTTATCATTTTCCTCTCTACTTAGATGACTTTCCACAAACAATAGAATCTGGCAATTACAAAGCAGTTACTAAAAGTTTCAGATCATTTAATCAACAAATGTAGAGATCTTCAATATGCCATGATTAAAAAACTCAAATGACCAGAATTTTAAACGCAAATAAATTTGATGGAAATCTTGGTCATGTGAGAAGTAAAAGGAATGTGAGATGCAAACACGGCTGCTTTTCACCTTCACAGATGTGCCCTTGAGATCAGATGCTTGTTTTACAACTGATGATTTGGAGACCCCCTCAATGAAACTTGGACCTCGAGGACTGCTAGAGGGCTTTGCCGAACTTGTGTTTATATCAGCCATCGGAACATCCTGGTCAGAAAAATTGTTGGGGACATTTTCTTTTGGAGATACTCTATCAGCAATGTGTTCCAGGGTAGTGGATATATTTTGAAGAAGCCAGTCAAGAACTTGTGATGCAGGAACAGGAACATCAGGCATGTCAGGGTCCGAATTCGCAAAAAATGGAGTATTCTGGCCCAAGGGAATTCTCTCGGATCCCTTTTCACCAAAATAAATCAGAAATCCAAGATGCTCAAATCTGTCCATAGATAGAACCTGGAACAGAAGATTACAAACAGTGATGGTATACAGTCAAGAAATCATGCCAAATTGCCAACGAGAACATgacttataatttttattagacGTTAACCATACGAACAGAATCATCCAGGAAAACAGACGACAGTGGTAGGGACAACATATGATGGCGCCAtcttaacataattaaataacagCGAATTCAACATTAATGTAAAATAAGTAAAAGGACATACAATTGATTCATTGTCTTCCCTTTCCACGGAGTCAGACAAAAGGGACAAAATATTGCCTATGTGTTTCTGCAAATATGATAGCTGGTGAGCTTCTTCATCAGCTTGTGATGGCATAAATCTTCGACTATTGCTGCGTACTAACTGCATTATGTAGAACCATACAtattaataatgataatataGTAACGATTATATGTTAATGACGTGTAAAACGAAAGTTATCACATCTCAACTGCGGGACCATAGGAAATTAAGAGCAACACATATTAACATTAATCATAAGTAAAATGAATAAACGCATacataaataaatcaaatatccaaaATATAAATCCACATTCACTTCTCAATAAATTCATGACACATCAGACATTTAAATCCAAAATGCATTTCTAATATATCCAACAATATCTGGCATCGCATACTAAGGCAGGctaaaaaaaatcaacaaaaacaaaaattcactTTCATATCTCAACAAACCagcttcaaaaataaatatttcaccCACATTGCAAATCAAACAGTAAATAAACTAAAATTAGAAAAATATAACACCTGCAATGGTGAGAGAGCAGATAAAAACCCATCAAAAGCCGACGTTGAAGGCCACACGTCAGCAACCGCAGCAGAGTCCTTATGCCCTTTAGGCAGCAACCTCTTGTAACTCTGTATATACAAGAAAACCAACAAATCAAACACATTCACTCCGATTTCATCGATATCTTGTGGAGCCCTAGCATTCACCAAAGGATCGGAATCGTTGTGCAGAACAGAAGATAGGGTTTCGAGCAGAAGCCGAGCGTGATCTATGGGAACCTGCAACACTCGGGATAGCGTTTCGGAGCTGACTCGGTGATTAGAATCCGACGAGAGGAGAGCAGATTTGATTTGGGATAGAGTCTGAGTGCCATCGGTGAATATAAGTTTGGGAATGGGGAGAAGGCCGTGTTCGAAGGGCTCGCGGCGGGGGTGGAGATAATACGTGACAGCTACGGGGGTGGACGGTGGTTGCCCCAGTTGCGGTTCGGTGGCGGAATCCATCATCGAGGTGGCGCGTGGATCAGTAGGGGCATAAATGGAACTGAAAACTGTTGTACGTTCAAGGTGAAGGAAATTATGGAAGTTTCCGTTGGAGGGGTGTGAAAAGGCAATGGACATAAATATGAGTTCGGGCCGACCCGAGTTATTTAAAGATCCGAGTACTCgatttcggttcggttcggttcggttaggTTCGGTTTTCgatttattatttcagttttttTGGTTTTcgattttacaaatatataatccgatatctgaaccatttttcttcaattcgATTCGATTTTCTACTAAAATGATTCGattatttcggttttgatataattatttaaattaattaaataaatatatagtaaaatataatatgttatatttttacaTTATTTCTTATTAAACCATTTAAATATAATGTCTAAATGaattatataatcaaaatcaactaaatatattcaaaataattcatcattcactaatatcatctcaaaaaatatataataaaaataaaattattaatttaatgaagtttcggttttttcggtcggttcgATTTTGACAAATATAATCTAAAATCGAACCAaataaatttcggttttaacatttttatCCGAATTATAAAATCCGTTTATCGGTTCGATTCATTGTTTGATTTTTTTGGTTTGGATTTTCGgatttttcggttttatccgaagtttgaacacccctagaTATAACTTACATTATAATTTTAAGGAGTAGGTGTTTTAACACGATTctatggatatttatttgtggaATGACTCGATTCATACTCagattgaaaaataatattttttagacAAAAATAAATACTTTTTATTAGATCGATCGAGTAAGATATTAATCTCACAAAATTAATCCCTAAAACGATCTTATAGaatttttgtgaattttaaactACTCAGCATACAAACAAGAGTTGACTTAACAGCCCGCATGGGCTtagctcagttggtcagcagcagtGAATCTTGAAGTAATGACCAgggatcgagtctcgcaagcggcagtgtgggagttaaattccctccaatgagggggagctctttgtgcgcggcgtagcataaggtctagctgctGCTGGTTGGCTGAGTCACGATGATTTACCTCTTCTCACAATCCTGTCGGACCGGGGGTGAGGGGCGCCTAAGGTGAAcgatttcaccttttggagcAAGAGTTGACTTCACAAAGttcataaaattaatttaaacccCCATGAAACTTCATTTCAATTTGTACTTTTACATTTTATATAGTCCATAAACGaggaaaataacattttaattatataCTGGTGATTGGACACGAGCATTGCGCATATTAAAAAATAGTCAGTTAATAAGTCAAGAATATTTTGTccaagagtaggtctcatgtgagaccgtctcacggatctcaatctgtgagacgggtcaaccctactcatattcaccataaaaagtagtactcttagcataaaaagcaatattatttcatagattacccatataaagatccgtctcacaaaatttgacccgtgagaccgtctcacacaagtttttgcctatgtCCAATTAAGGATTGAGGTTTTCTCAAACAGGTTTTGGAGCATTTTTGTTATCTTCTATTTAGGTTAaggaaaaaataaattgaaaattaaTGATGTTTTTGCAGTTATTATGCCAAACCTATCAAATATAGTTCATATTCTTAATAATATAGGAGGAGATATGTATGAAGACAAACCATATGTTTTTCTAATAGCAATTTGATCGAATCATATGCCAAGATTTTATCACTAaattatcataaaatcatagtgtagtatattatatataaaatcaaCAAGTTAAATAAGGAATATCAAACTGGGCATTTTTAATGTCACAATTTGAGAAATACCCTTGCAGATCTAATATGAAAATCCACGACAAAATCTCATATGAAAATGATACCCTATAAGAGCTTGGATCAAGGATGACCCGAGAAATTAAATGGATAGCCCAAATCAGAGTTAATATGCAGACTACTTTATTCAGCAGTCGGGCATGAGATTACCCGAGATATGTTCTCCCCAAGCAATCAGGAGTCCCGGGCTCTCGTGCAAGCTCTCGGAAACTTTTACCCGGGCTACCTCGAGAAGCGCATCACACTCGAGTATATCAGTATGAGCTACCTTATGTTTGGGAATCATTGCTGTCAGAATTACATGGGTTTGAtgtgtgatacccttgtcccacatcgaaaaaaataaatatttaaaatgagtttataatggcttacaatggacttctatagcaacttgggttaatcattttcgtaaagcgaagacgaatacgaagtagttgctataggggcccattatgcagtcacgcagccgcgggcccgggctcgggggcgtgacagaatgatatcagagccggtcaccggcatggaacaccggaaaataagtgctatgcggggcaaagtgctacgtgaatgggagccacctcttgaacccgcgggacaaagtgctacatgacgggagccacctcttgaacctgtaggagtcacctctagattctcggtgctggtggatcgagagGTCAGaccgcgacgaggacgtcgcgttctgaaggaggggtgattgtgatacacttgtcccacatcgaaaaaattaaagatttaaaatgagtttataatggcttacaatggacttctatagcaacttgggttaatcattttcgtaaagcgaagacgaatacgaagtagttgctatagggcccattgtgcagtcacgcagccgcgggcccgggctcgggggCGTGACATGATGTGTAagagaagtcatcagaagcaGGGCATGGGCAGCTGCCTTACCATACTTAGCAGGTGAGCATTGAAAACAAGCTAATCGTGTGATTTTCCTCTATAAATAGCAAGTATATTTCTCATTTACAGATTCACGAATTTTGTATCTTCGAGTAATCACATATATTCTCACATATATTACCCTTATCCTTCATCTTCAACCTGCTGATTTTAAGCATCAGAGTGGCCATGTCGGACACCTCTCCAACGCtcattcacgagttcatcttCTTGTTTGCAGGTTGCAGCCTCAACAACCATATCATACAGAGATATATCTTCATCACAGATATATCTTACCTTGCTCATTTTCCTTAAACACAAAAAACTCTTATCAGATCCGGTGGATTGCCCTGATCCAGCTCACTGGATCTACCCGGATATCATCATTGGTGATACCCCCATAAGATCATGGATAATGGATGACGCGAGAAATTAAATGGATAGCCCAAATCAGAGTCAGTATGCAGACTACTTTCTTCAGCAATCGGCATGGGATTACCAGGGATATGTTCTCCCCGGGCAATCAGAAGCCCGGGCTCTCGTGCAAGCTCCCAAGAACTTTTATCCGGACTACCTCGAGAAAGGCACCACACTCGAGTATACCAGTATGGGCTACCTTATACTTGGCAATCATTGCTGTCAGAACTAAATGTGTTTGGCGTGTCagagaagtcatcagaagcaGGGTATGGGCAGCGGCCTTATCATACTTAGCAAGTGAGTACTGAAGACAATGTAATAATGAGATTTCCTCATATAAATGACaaatatatttctcatttaCAGATTTGAGAATTTTGTATCTTTAAGTATTCACATATATTCTCACATATATTACCCTTATCCTTCATCTTGAActtgctgacttaagcatcgaaGTGGCCACAGTCGGACACCCCTCTGgagcccattcacgagttcatcttCTTGTTTGCAGGTTACAGTCGCAATAGCCATATCATACAGAGATATATCTTCATCACAAGTATATCTTCCATTGCTCATTTTCCTTAAACACAAAAAACTCTTATCAGATCCGGTGGATTGCCTCGATCCAGCTTACCGATCTATATGGATATCATCAGAAAATAATCTGATCACATGCTAAGGTGGAATTGACCCACATTTCTCAATTTTCATAAGATCTTCTTGATTGTTATTGAAAAGGTccaataatttatatatattggacCTTTTGAGGCAATTACAAAATCTGTGAGACAATTTAGATTGATATTATTTGGTTAATGGTCATCCTCTTTTACAATGGAAATATACGTTTTggagaaaatatataaataaaaaatcaaaatttgtcATTCTCTTACCATCCAGAATTAAAGTAATATATTGAAGCGGAAATGTAAATGTAGTCATTATTAAATCTTTAGAATGAGTTCACGATCTTCCAGATCTACACATTCTTCTTTTGGAGAGCAATTTAGTTTCTCCTTAATATGATAATGAAGTCAGAGATAGAGAACGTGATAACATGCGATATGAGAATAACAATTATATAGATAATGTTTATTATTTTCTTCTGATATTTCTGTTTTAACTTATTATAAAAAaagatattatattttttcatgtatacATGACCCACAACATATCAGATACATTCATTAACCAAAAGTTTAATCGACCACTTTAATTTGAGCTTAACTTTAATAGATAACTCATAATACATATTTATTGACATATAAGCCCATACAACATGATATGATCGACTGAGAgataatcgttgagctacaataactcagttcttgaaatattgaacaccgattaaTGCGaaagacactcaaaataatcattcGAAAAAACCGATTAAACATTTTGTacaacatttaaaagatatgcaagttgaatgatttaaaaatattttgattgaagtattttatcacacttggtatgcaatattttggtatttgaaatacacataaaatgcttcaacagtgcatcttaaaaatagtaTAAATGAtaagcaaatacaataaataaatagagatcaatttgtttatggatgagattaacaactcctacgtcactTATTCTTCTCCTTAGGAAGGGTCCACTAGAAGACCTTGATTAATTCCTTGTACAAACCTATTTCaacttaggacttatctattgcctaatTGAAACTCCTAGCACAATCTTGATTGTAGACCGCAACACAATTTTTAATGTCTTTGTTGAAggctcactcaactaaactttgaatctcaactctcttgtatatgtgtgggTGATTGTGTGTGAATATTTAATCCATTACAATGTGTGTATCTTTCAAATGTTTCCTCATACGCTCTCATTCTAGCTCATTTCTCATGTAGGTTgctcatgctttgaatccctTCCAAAGCTTGTATTTGATCTTCAATGTTTCGTATTTTAGGCtctaacaatgatatatacgttagatacAATAATATGACCGTTTGGGAAAATTTTGTATTGTTCTGTTATTGAAACAGTCAATTCTGCCTTGCTGGACATTTTTCCCGAGCATAACTGATTTTTACATTTTgtgaataaaaattttgtattttcTCTCCTTATATTTTGTGTATACGGCGTTCCTAATGATACA from the Primulina eburnea isolate SZY01 chromosome 3, ASM2296580v1, whole genome shotgun sequence genome contains:
- the LOC140827128 gene encoding uncharacterized protein, with protein sequence MSIAFSHPSNGNFHNFLHLERTTVFSSIYAPTDPRATSMMDSATEPQLGQPPSTPVAVTYYLHPRREPFEHGLLPIPKLIFTDGTQTLSQIKSALLSSDSNHRVSSETLSRVLQVPIDHARLLLETLSSVLHNDSDPLVNARAPQDIDEIGVNVFDLLVFLYIQSYKRLLPKGHKDSAAVADVWPSTSAFDGFLSALSPLQLVRSNSRRFMPSQADEEAHQLSYLQKHIGNILSLLSDSVEREDNESIVLSMDRFEHLGFLIYFGEKGSERIPLGQNTPFFANSDPDMPDVPVPASQVLDWLLQNISTTLEHIADRVSPKENVPNNFSDQDVPMADINTSSAKPSSSPRGPSFIEGVSKSSVVKQASDLKGTSVKVVNCHESAIYILAPLRYATVYGCSDATIVLGAIGKAVRVEHCERVHIITAAKRVCIVNCRECLFFLGVNQQPLVVGDNHKLQVAPYNTFYSQLEEHMNQVGIDPKINKWDEPMVLGAVDPHDSLSHPAGVADVQAESAIRLDPDQYTNFVIPNYLGSEQPGSTKDNPFPLPDAYLASQQKNHKSLEEVKQILRETQLEDSRKREVSSALHSCFKDWLYASGNIRQLYCLQGE